One window from the genome of Nicotiana tomentosiformis chromosome 5, ASM39032v3, whole genome shotgun sequence encodes:
- the LOC104086291 gene encoding chromatin assembly factor 1 subunit FAS2, producing the protein MKGGTVQINWHDTKPVLCLDFHHLSGILATGGADYDIKMWVIDSGENEKKAPSVSYQTSLSYHSSAVNALRFSPSGEHLASGADGGELIIWKLHSSDDSKTWKVLKTLSFHRKDVLDLEWSTDGSFLISGSVDNSCIIWDVNKGSVHQILDAHLHYVQGVTWDPLSKYAASLSSDRSCRIYINRSSKTKGVEKLNFVCQHVIMKVEPQQPDESKSTKNHLFLDETLPSFFRRLSWSPDGSFLLVPAGSYKFTPASEPSNTAYVFSRKDLSRPALMLPGASKPVVAVRFCPMTFSLRGSSNSSFFKLPYRLIFAVATLNSLYVYDTESVQPIAIVAGLHYAAITDIAWSANGKYLALSSQDGYCTLLEFENEELGSTLCSPEKEIAGGDRNIEQKQEENVPQTISSDKSMDIDSGKAEEKTELKQEPIISTPQIPNKPTRKRITPMAID; encoded by the exons ATGAAGGGAGGTACAGTTCAGATCAATTGGCACGACACGAAGCCCGTTTTGTGCCTCGATTTTCACCATCTCTCCGGCATTCTTGCTACTGGTGGCGCCGACTATGACATCAAG ATGTGGGTGATTGATTCTGGGGAAAATGAGAAGAAAGCGCCTTCAGTTTCATACCAGACTAGCCTTTCTTACCATAGTTCTGCTGTTAATGCACTTCGGTTCTCTCCTTCAG GAGAGCATTTGGCCTCTGGTGCAGATG GTGGTGAGCTCATCATCTGGAAGCTTCATTCTTCAGATGACAGTAAAACATGGAAAGTCCTGAAGACGTTATC ATTTCATCGTAAGGATGTATTGGACTTGGAGTGGTCTACTGATGGTTCTTTTCTAATTTCTGGTTCTGTTGATAATTCATGCATCATATGGGATGTCAACAAAG GTTCAGTTCATCAGATATTGGATGCTCATTTGCACTACGTGCAAGGTGTGACGTGGGATCCATTGTCCAAGTATGCTGCCTCACTCAGTTCTGATAGATCTTGCCGGATTTACATCAACAGATCATCTAAAACAAAAGGAGTTGAGAAGTTGAATTTTGTGTGTCAACATGTCATTATGAAGGTTGAACCACAACAGCCGGATGAGTCCAAG TCTACTAAAAATCATCTCTTTCTTGATGAGACACTACCATCTTTCTTCAGAAGATTATCTTGGTCCCCTGATGGTTCCTTTCTGCTTGTGCCTGCAG GTTCTTACAAGTTTACACCTGCTTCAGAACCATCGAACACTGCTTATGTGTTTTCCAGAAAAGATCTCTCAAG GCCAGCTTTAATGCTCCCCGGTGCCAGCAAACCTGTTGTTGCTGTACGCTTTTGCCCCATGACTTTTAGTTTGAGAGGATCAAGCAATT CCTCATTCTTCAAGCTCCCTTATCGTCTTATTTTTGCTGTGGCTACATTGAATTCTTTGTACGTCTATGACACGGAAAGCGTACAACCAATAGCAATCGTAGCTGGTCTTCATTACGCTGCTATAACAGACATAGCATG GTCGGCTAATGGGAAATATCTGGCTTTATCCTCCCAAGATGGTTACTGCACTCTGCTAGAATTTGAGAATGAGGAACTAGGATCCACTTTATGTAGCCCAG AGAAAGAAATTGCTGGAGGTGATAGAAATATTGAGCAGAAACAGGAGGAAAATGTTCCACAAACTATTAGCAGTGATAAGTCCATGGATATAGATAGTGGAAAAGCAGAAGAGAAAACAGAACTGAAACAAGAACCAATAATATCAACTCCACAAATTCCTAATAAACCTACCAGAAAAAGGATCACACCAATGGCCATTGATTGA
- the LOC104086289 gene encoding protein trichome berefringence-like 7: protein MSGTISTFGRSLSHKQRALTVSSPRLFDKSVSSPRFSRKSEVSRLFCVLIALGSVVSFFLAIGGGYLYVLPNLTKASHEEDVGLSVNGSDSLCDIFDGKWVVDNSYPLYNASECPFVEKGFNCLANGRTNGDYLKWRWKPRNCEIPRFDVHNLLEILRNKRIVFVGDSMSRTQWESLICLLMTGVQDKESVYEVNGNKITKVIRFLGVRFSSFNFTVEFYRSVFLVQHNWSSKYGIKRVRSTLKLDKLDDISNEWINADVLIFNSGQWWVPGKLFGVGCYFQLNNTLKLGMSIPTAFRTALDTWASWIDTKINPNRTRVFFRTFEPSHWSNLTLRLCNVTNQPLSETKGQESNSFSDAALEVARGMKVPVTVLHITPMSAFRKDAHVGIWSDNPSLSDCSHWCLPGVPDLWNEMVFSYLHASYHHKPLHQQREFNSMD, encoded by the exons ATGTCTGGAACAATAAGTACTTTCGGTAGAAGTCTCTCTCATAAACAAAGGGCATTGACAGTTAGCAGCCCTAGATTGTTCGATAAGTCCGTTAGTAGCCCTAGATTTAGTAGGAAAAGCGAGGTTTCAAGACTTTTTTGTGTACTTATAGCATTAGGATCTGTTGTTTCCTTTTTCCTGGCAATTGGAGGAGGgtatttatatgttctgcccaATCTTACAAAAGCATCTCATGAGGAGGATGTCGGCCTTAGTGTTAATGGTTCGGATAGTCTTTGTGACATATTTGATGGAAAATGGGTAGTCGATAACAGCTATCCCTTGTACAATGCCTCAGAATGCCCCTTTGTAGAGAAAGGATTCAACTGTTTGGCTAACGGTAGAACCAATGGTGATTATCTGAAGTGGAGGTGGAAGCCGAGGAACTGTGAAATACCGAGGTTTGATGTGCATAATCTGTTGGAAATTCTCCGAaacaaaagaattgtttttgTTGGAGATTCAATGAGTAGGACTCAATGGGAATCCTTGATATGCCTGCTAATGACCGGGGTGCAAGATAAGGAAAGTGTATATGAAGTAAATGGGAATAAGATCACTAAAGTAATTCGCTTTTTGGGAGTGAGGTTTAGTTCCTTCAATTTCACAGTTGAATTTTATCGATCAGTATTCCTTGTCCAACACAACTGGTCTTCCAAATATGGAATAAAGAGAGTTAGATCAACCCTTAAGTTGGACAAGCTTGACGATATCAGCAACGAGTGGATTAATGCAGATGTCCTCATATTCAATTCTGGACAGTGGTGGGTACCCGGGAAGCTTTTTGGAGT GGGATGCTATTTCCAACTAAATAATACACTCAAGCTTGGAATGTCAATTCCCACAGCATTCAGAACTGCCCTTGACACTTGGGCATCCTGGATAGATACCAAAATTAACCCTAACAGGACACGTGTTTTTTTCAGAACGTTTGAACCATCTCACTGGAG CAATCTAACTCTGCGGTTGTGCAATGTAACAAATCAACCTCTTTCAGAGACTAAGGGTCAGGAGAGTAACTCATTTTCAGACGCAGCACTAGAGGTGGCGCGCGGAATGAAAGTTCCAGTTACTGTGCTACACATAACCCCCATGTCTGCGTTCAGGAAAGATGCACATGTCGGTATTTGGAGTGATAATCCATCTCTCTCTGATTGCAGTCACTGGTGTCTGCCTGGAGTTCCTGATCTTTGGAATGAAATGGTCTTTTCATACCTGCATGCTAGCTATCACCATAAGCCTTTGCATCAACAAAGAGA GTTCAACAGCATGGACTGA
- the LOC104121556 gene encoding uncharacterized protein has translation MKPRTNVGPRSQRSKGVQSEGPNWVIIAGSALLSTLSVRLGYKLKQVLDSRQQNKTTSSLKGNEKSPEGRKLGNGHLQSSTYYFAQDDDGCYNCNTGAGGLGVIKQPQFNGSEPEMVLPLVTVPALEFNKENGGPWSSSPDRLELPQKPFHHSNSSESPCVSESGSDIYSKREVIQKLRLQLKRRDETILEMQEQIVELQGSLNTQLSHSAHLQSLLDAANRDLFDSEREIQRLRKAIADHCVGQVGSCDKSPTVPVWPAEVRYGHMNGHTNGHLEIDRNSDTSEKGRGGDGERFEMLKREKDELKEVIEGKDYLIRSYKEQTAELSIKVKELQQRLDAQLPNIL, from the exons ATGAAACCAAGAACCAATGTGGGGCCAAGGTCCCAGAGGTCCAAAGGTGTTCAGAGTGAGGGGCCAAACTGGGTCATAATTGCAGGCAGTGCATTATTAAGTACATTATCTGTTCGCTTAGGCTACAAGCTGAAGCAGGTGCTTGACTCGAGACAACAGAACAAGACCACCAGCAGTTTAAAAG GAAACGAAAAATCTCCTGAAGGAAGGAAGTTAGGAAATGGTCATTTGCAGTCAAGTACTTATTATTTTGCCCAAGATGATGATGGCTGCTACAATTGCAATACAG GAGCTGGAGGATTGGGGGTTATAAAGCAGCCGCAATTTAATGGGTCTGAGCCTGAAATGGTGCTCCCTCTTGTGACTGTTCCTGCCCTTGAATTCAATAAAGAGAATGGTGGGCCGTGGTCAAGCTCTCCTGACCGTCTTGAACTGCCACAGAAACCATTTCATCACTCGAACAGCTCCGAGTCGCCATGCGTCTCAGAATCTGGTTCTGACATATACAGCAAGCGAGAAGTGATACAAAAGCTGAGACTACAGTTAAAGAGAAGGGACGAAACAATATTAGAGATGCAAGAGCAGATTGTAGAGTTGCAGGGTTCTCTCAATACTCAGCTGTCGCATTCTGCCCATCTGCAGTCATTGCTGGACGCTGCAAACAGGGATCTGTTTGATTCAGAGAGAGAGATACAGAGGTTGAGGAAGGCAATTGCAGATCATTGCGTTGGACAAGTGGGTTCTTGCGATAAGTCCCCAACAGTACCTGTATGGCCAGCTGAAGTCCGATATGGTCATATGAACGGTCACACAAATGGTCACCTGGAAATTGATAGAAATTCGGATACCTCAGAGAAGGGAAGAGGAGGAGATGGGGAAAGGTTCGAAATGCTGAAGCGCGAAAAAGATGAGTTAAAAGAAGTGATTGAAGGGAAGGATTATCTGATCAGGAGCTACAAGGAGCAAACTGCTGAGTTATCAATCAAGGTCAAGGAGCTGCAACAAAGATTGGATGCTCAGCTCCCAAATATTTTGTAG